Proteins encoded together in one Falco peregrinus isolate bFalPer1 chromosome 2, bFalPer1.pri, whole genome shotgun sequence window:
- the AATK gene encoding serine/threonine-protein kinase LMTK1 isoform X1 yields the protein MGRLAAAAAMSAAFLSPSLAFSSHFDPDGTPLSELSWSSSLAVVAVSFSGLFTFIFLMLACLCCKKGDIGFKGQLSLLGVCPPARPPAQEFENAEGDDYVTELSAQGSPAPQHGPEVYVLPLTKVSLPMAKQPGRSVQLLKSADLGRQSLLYLKEIGHGWFGKVFLGEVNSGISSTQVVVKELKASASVQDQMQFLEEAQPYRALQHTNLLQCLAQCAEVTPYLLVMEFCPLGDLKGYLRSCQGAEAMTPDLLTLQRMACEVACGVLHLHRNNYIHSDLALRNCLLTADLTVKIGDYGLSHCKYKDDYFVTADQLWVPLRWIAPELIDEVHGNLLIVDQTKSSNVWSLGVTIWELFELGSQPYDHYSDRQVLAYAIKEQQLKLPKPQLKLSLSERWYEVMQFCWLQPEQRPTAEEVHLLLSYLCAKGATEVEEEFEKRWNSMKPNGSASASHHGPELSSFPLLEQFSADGFPSDGDDILTVMETSHGLNFEYKWEHTKTEHFQAPLGSLSPSSAARYHDLYYPATTAGRLSLGVSPSCYECKPPGCPSLPAPGVVPILGAHSPSLGSEYYIRIEGPGEGGAELDYAMCAYSPAGERGSLRPPSCWRAQGAQSGSTYDSDSSPTVSLSMEPLLGHAPAAEGSWECAEYYPYPCPGQEPQGYEPSPSHGAEGYLLEQEPTQPGSQNWAIPAFQPSIFTDPLGVSPSVNCTYSPREYGEPQAPLPGGRLLGQSGARPDSVALELGEDSPPGAPRPQGASPLVQRQPWASNSSSNNNIGSGSPASREPLAGDSWCYRRMITFRGLMAKPLGTVPRGQPQLGGSPPGHDFRRPRQDQPPGTAGGSSSPCRSPSPRRQAWHSRDSSTSGRSQAAALAASPGTPWGPGTALPAPAGAQHDAHPDESVEGSSPACSPLPHAMAAVGLGEATPVAGTTVTNAGSPTEPGTDSTQPAPETAEAPTPVPGEAATDSGTCAASNVDRTPDKTFSSSSFPSADEGSDEDTAELTSGVFTDFSGDYVERVEAAPVLKSLQKQVGTPDSLESLDIPSTASSCEVFSPTAFAPAGQPKALDSGYDTENNESPEFVLKEPHEPREAEAFSQLGKPPPGLPGGEGLAPETQLSTSLGAELHSLVEKNPYRDSAYFSDYDTEAERGPKDEDSDGSQTPEAEEVPRSPAQDLGRAPMLGEDPLHPPGAPSSPPAAPGLEVAVDVLAAGVLVGDWQGAEAGSTPATPAGQVPGTEQRPAGTGLVPGSSARPSGDVCPPGSVPPKAFFLTPVLASPGEPVSIRGTHMPEGPPGLGGAVAQGEQTVPSTPGLPLEGTGVGDAPGGPSTLLRGGDFPPGLSPLLSAREPRPAAPECCEEPEEEEEDTEDSDESDEELRCYNIQEQSEESEEEPAAVPIVVAESQSSRNLRSLLKMPSLLSESFCEDLERKKKAVSFYDDVTIYLFDQESPTRELAEQSFPEPPPPLGQPPAGSSPPSPADRLSTSDDSSDGNASEESGGFEWDDDFPLMPVKPSLMASLTGTSTEPDAAVPELPTLPALVPAQKQVLPIQFSRFTVSPAPVSRFSITHVSDSDMDSIGGSSEDGDRE from the exons atGGGccgcctcgccgccgccgctgccatGTCGGCCGCCTTCCTCAGCCCCAGCCTCGCCTTCAGCTCCCACTTCGACCCCG ACGGCACCCCCCTTAGTGAGCTCTCCTGGTCCTCCTCACTGGCCGTCGTGGCCGTCTCCTTCTCGGGGCTCTTCACCTTCATCTTCCTCATGTTggcctgcctgtgctgcaagAAGGGGGACATCGGCTTCAAG GGTCAGTTGTCTCTGCTCGGTGTGTGCCCCCCCGCGCGCCCCCCGGCCCAGGAGTTTGAGAACGCCGAGGGGGATGACTACGTGACGGAGCTCTCGGCCCAGGGCTCGCCTGCCCCCCAGCATGGCCCCGAGGTCTACGTCCTGCCCCTCACCAAGGTCTCCTTGCCCATGGCCAAGCAGCCGGGGCGCTCAG TGCAGCTTCTCAAGTCGGCGGACCTGGGGCGGCAGAGCCTGCTCTACCTGAAGGAGATCGGGCATGGCTGGTTCGGCAAG GTGTTCCTGGGGGAGGTGAACTCGGGCATCAGCAGCACTCAGGTGGTGGTGAAGGAGCTGAAGGCGAGCGCCAGCGTGCAGGACCAGATGCAGTTCCTGGAGGAAGCGCAGCCGTACAG GGCCCTCCAGCACACCAacctgctgcagtgcctggccCAGTGCGCCGAGGTCACCCCGTACCTGCTGGTGATGGAGTTCTGCCCTCTG GGTGACCTGAAGGGGTACCTGCGGAGCTGCCAGGGGGCTGAGGCCATGACCCCGGACCTGCTGACCCTGCAGAGGATGGCGTGCGAGGTGGCCTGCGGTGTGCTGCACCTGCACAGGAACAACTACATCCACAG TGACTTGGCCCTGCGGAACTGCCTGCTCACCGCTGACCTGACCGTCAAGATCGGAGACTACGGGCTCTCACACTGCAAGTACAAA GACGACTACTTTGTGACGGCcgaccagctgtgggtgccgCTGCGCTGGATCGCACCCGAGCTCATCGATGAAGTGCATGGCAACCTGCTCATCGTGGACCAGACCAAGTCCAGCAACGTCTG GTCGCTGGGTGTCACCATCTGGGAGCTGTTTGAGCTGGGCAGCCAGCCCTACGACCACTACTCCGATCGGCAAGTGCTTGCCTATGCCATcaaggagcagcagctcaaGCTGCCCAAGCCCCAGCTGAAGCTCTCGCTGTCAGAGCGCTG GTACGAGGTGATGCAgttctgctggctgcagccggAGCAGCGCCCGACGGCAGAGGAGGTGCACCTCCTGCTTTCCTACCTCTGCGCCAAAGGGGCGACGGAAGTGGAGGAGGAGTTTGAGAAGCGCTGGAACTCCATGAAACCCAACGGCAGTGCCAGCGCCAGCCACCACGGCCCCGAGCTCTCCTCCTTCCCGCTGCTGGAGCAGTTCTCGGCCGATGGCTTCCCCTCAGATGGGGATGACATCCTGACTGTCATGGAGACCAGTCACGGCCTCAATTTCGAGTACAAGTGGGAGCACACCAAGACCGAGCACTTCCAGGCACCTCTGGGGTCCCTGAGCCCCAGCAGCGCCGCCCGGTACCACGACCTCTACTACCCGGCCACGACGGCGGGGCGCCTGAGCCTGGGGGTCTCGCCCTCCTGCTACGAGTGCAAGCCGccgggctgccccagcctgccgGCCCCCGGTGTGGTGCCCATCCTGGGTGCCCACAGCCCCTCGCTGGGCAGCGAGTACTACATCCGCATTGAGGGGCCTGGGGAGGGCGGCGCCGAGCTGGACTATGCCATGTGCGCCTACAGCCCTGCGGGTGAGCGGGGGTCCCTGCGccccccatcctgctggagAGCCCAGGGTGCCCAGAGTGGCAGCACGTACGACTCCGACAGCAGCCCCACCGTCTCCCTCAGCATGGAGCCGCTGCTGGGCCACGCGCCGGCGGCCGAGGGCTCCTGGGAGTGTGCCGAGTACTACCCCTACCCCTGTCCGGGGCAGGAGCCGCAGGGCTACGAGCCGTCCCCCAGCCATGGGGCCGAGGGGtacctgctggagcaggagcccACGCAGCCAGGGAGCCAGAACTGGGCCATCCCCGCCTTCCAGCCCAGCATCTTCACCGACCCCCTGGGCGTCTCCCCGTCGGTGAACTGCACCTACAGCCCCCGGGAGTACGGGGAGCCGCAGGCACCCCTGCCGGGCGGGCGGCTGTTGGGGCAGAGCGGGGCCCGGCCGGACAGCGTGGCGCTGGAGCTGGGCGAGGACAGcccccccggtgccccccgcccGCAGGGTGCGAGCCCCCTGGTTCAGCGGCAGCCCTGGGCCTCCAACAGCTCCTCCAACAACAACATTGGCAGTGGCAGCCCCGCGTCCCGCGAACCCCTGGCTGGCGACAGCTGGTGCTACCGCCGTATGATCACCTTCCGGGGGCTGATGGCCAAGCCGCTGGGCACCGTGCCACGCGGCCAGCCCCAGCTCGGGGGGTCCCCGCCGGGCCACGACTTCCGCCGCCCGCGGCAGGATCAGCCCCCCGGCACTGCCGGCGGCTCCTCCTCTCCGTGCCGCTCGCCCTCCCCGCGGCGTCAGGCCTGGCACAGCCGTGACTCATCAACCTCCGGCCGCTCGCAGGCAGCAgcgctggctgccagccccggcacgCCGTGGGGCCCCGGCACGGCCCTGCCAGCTCCGGCAGGGGCCCAGCACGATGCCCACCCGGATGAGAGCGTggaggggagcagccctgcgtgcagccccctgccccacgccatggctgcagtggggctgggggaggccaCCCCCGTGGCTGGCACCACCGTGACGAACGCCGGATCCCCCACAGAGCCTGGCACAGACAGCACCCAGCCTGCACCGGAGACCGCCGAGGCACCCACGCCGGTGCCCGGGGAGGCTGCCACTGACAGTGGCACATGCGCTGCCAGCAACGTGGACCGGACACCAGACAAGACGTTCTCCAGCTCTAGCTTCCCCAGCGCCGACGAGGGGAGTGATGaggacacagctgagctgaCCTCTGGCGTCTTCACTGACTTCTCCGGGGACTATGTGGAGCGGGTGGAGGCGGCCCCAGTGTTGAAGTCCCTGCAGAAGCAGGTGGGGACGCCAGACTCCCTGGAGTCGCTGGACATCCCCtccacagccagctcctgcGAGGTCTTCAGCCCCACCGCCTTTGCACCCGCCGGCCAGCCCAAGGCCCTTGACAGTGGCTATGACACTGAGAACAATGAGTCCCCTGAGTTTGTCCTCAAAGAGCCCCATGAGCCCCGAGAGGCAGAGGCCTTCAGCCAGCTGGGGAAGCCACCCCCGGGGCTACCGGGGGGCGAGGGCTTGGCCCCCGAAACGCAGCTCTCCACCTCCTTGGGGGCTGAGCTGCACAGCCTCGTTGAGAAGAACCCCTACCGCGACTCTGCCTACTTCTCCGACTACGACACTGAGGCTGAGCGCGGCCCCAAGGACGAGGACAGTGATGGGTCCCAGAccccagaggcagaggaggtTCCCCGGTCCCCTGCGCAGGACCTAGGGCGAGCCCCCATGCTGGGAGAGGACCCACTGCACCCCCCGGGAgcacccagcagccccccagcagcgccTGGCCTCGAGGTGGCAGTGGATGTGCTGGCAGCGGGGGTTTTGGTGGGGGACTGGCAGGGTGCAGAGGCAGGGAGCACCCCGGCCACCCCCGCGGGGCAGGTGCCTGGCACCGAGCAGCGACCCGCTGGCACGGGGCTGGTGCCGGGCAGCTCTGCGCGCCCCAGTGGGGACGTCTGTCCCCCGGGCTCTGTGCCACCCAAGGCTTTCTTCTTGACCCCGGTGCTGGCGAGCCCTGGGGAGCCGGTGTCCATCCGAGGGACCCACATGCCCGAGGGCCCCCCTGGACTTGGGGGAGCCGTGGCTCAGGGTGAACAGACTGTGCCCTCCACGCCGGGGCTGCCCCTGGAGGGGACTGGGGTGGGCGATGCGCCAGGGGGTCCCAGCACACTGCTACGGGGGGGTGACTTTCCCCCCGGCCTCTCCCCACTCCTGTCTGCCCGGGAGCCACGGCCGGCTGCCCCCGAGTGCTGTGAGGagccggaggaggaggaggaggacacgGAGGATAGCGACGAGTCAGACGAGGAGCTGCGCTGCTACAACATCCAGGAGCAAAGCGAGGAGAGCGAGGAGGAGCCGGCGGCCGTGCCCATCGTGGTGGCCGaaagccagagcagcaggaacCTGCGCAGCCTTCTCAAGATGCCCAGCCTGCTCTCCGAGTCCTTCTGCGAGGACCTGGAGCGCAAGAAGAAGGCCGTCTCCTTCTACGATGATGTTACCATCTACCTCTTCGACCAG GAAAGCCCCACGCGGGAGCTGGCTGAGCAGAGCTTCCCGGAGCCCCCCCCGCCTttggggcagccccccgccggcagcagcccccccagcccagcagacaGGCTGAGCACCTCGGATGACTCCTCAGACGGCAATGCCTCGGAAGAga GTGGTGGCTTCGAGTGGGATGACGACTTTCCGCTCATGCCGGTGAAGCCGTCCCTGATGGCCTCACTGACGGGGACATCGACAGAGCCCGACGCGGCTGTACCTgagctgcccaccctgcccgcACTGGTGCCGGCACAGAAACAGGTGCTGCCCATCCAGTTCTCCCGGTTCACGGTCTCGCCTGCCCCGGTGTCCCGGTTCTCCATCACCCACGTCTCTGACTCTGACATGGACTCCATAGGAG GCAGCAGCGAAGACGGCGACCGGGAGTGA
- the AATK gene encoding serine/threonine-protein kinase LMTK1 isoform X2, whose amino-acid sequence MGRLAAAAAMSAAFLSPSLAFSSHFDPDGTPLSELSWSSSLAVVAVSFSGLFTFIFLMLACLCCKKGDIGFKLSLLGVCPPARPPAQEFENAEGDDYVTELSAQGSPAPQHGPEVYVLPLTKVSLPMAKQPGRSVQLLKSADLGRQSLLYLKEIGHGWFGKVFLGEVNSGISSTQVVVKELKASASVQDQMQFLEEAQPYRALQHTNLLQCLAQCAEVTPYLLVMEFCPLGDLKGYLRSCQGAEAMTPDLLTLQRMACEVACGVLHLHRNNYIHSDLALRNCLLTADLTVKIGDYGLSHCKYKDDYFVTADQLWVPLRWIAPELIDEVHGNLLIVDQTKSSNVWSLGVTIWELFELGSQPYDHYSDRQVLAYAIKEQQLKLPKPQLKLSLSERWYEVMQFCWLQPEQRPTAEEVHLLLSYLCAKGATEVEEEFEKRWNSMKPNGSASASHHGPELSSFPLLEQFSADGFPSDGDDILTVMETSHGLNFEYKWEHTKTEHFQAPLGSLSPSSAARYHDLYYPATTAGRLSLGVSPSCYECKPPGCPSLPAPGVVPILGAHSPSLGSEYYIRIEGPGEGGAELDYAMCAYSPAGERGSLRPPSCWRAQGAQSGSTYDSDSSPTVSLSMEPLLGHAPAAEGSWECAEYYPYPCPGQEPQGYEPSPSHGAEGYLLEQEPTQPGSQNWAIPAFQPSIFTDPLGVSPSVNCTYSPREYGEPQAPLPGGRLLGQSGARPDSVALELGEDSPPGAPRPQGASPLVQRQPWASNSSSNNNIGSGSPASREPLAGDSWCYRRMITFRGLMAKPLGTVPRGQPQLGGSPPGHDFRRPRQDQPPGTAGGSSSPCRSPSPRRQAWHSRDSSTSGRSQAAALAASPGTPWGPGTALPAPAGAQHDAHPDESVEGSSPACSPLPHAMAAVGLGEATPVAGTTVTNAGSPTEPGTDSTQPAPETAEAPTPVPGEAATDSGTCAASNVDRTPDKTFSSSSFPSADEGSDEDTAELTSGVFTDFSGDYVERVEAAPVLKSLQKQVGTPDSLESLDIPSTASSCEVFSPTAFAPAGQPKALDSGYDTENNESPEFVLKEPHEPREAEAFSQLGKPPPGLPGGEGLAPETQLSTSLGAELHSLVEKNPYRDSAYFSDYDTEAERGPKDEDSDGSQTPEAEEVPRSPAQDLGRAPMLGEDPLHPPGAPSSPPAAPGLEVAVDVLAAGVLVGDWQGAEAGSTPATPAGQVPGTEQRPAGTGLVPGSSARPSGDVCPPGSVPPKAFFLTPVLASPGEPVSIRGTHMPEGPPGLGGAVAQGEQTVPSTPGLPLEGTGVGDAPGGPSTLLRGGDFPPGLSPLLSAREPRPAAPECCEEPEEEEEDTEDSDESDEELRCYNIQEQSEESEEEPAAVPIVVAESQSSRNLRSLLKMPSLLSESFCEDLERKKKAVSFYDDVTIYLFDQESPTRELAEQSFPEPPPPLGQPPAGSSPPSPADRLSTSDDSSDGNASEESGGFEWDDDFPLMPVKPSLMASLTGTSTEPDAAVPELPTLPALVPAQKQVLPIQFSRFTVSPAPVSRFSITHVSDSDMDSIGGSSEDGDRE is encoded by the exons atGGGccgcctcgccgccgccgctgccatGTCGGCCGCCTTCCTCAGCCCCAGCCTCGCCTTCAGCTCCCACTTCGACCCCG ACGGCACCCCCCTTAGTGAGCTCTCCTGGTCCTCCTCACTGGCCGTCGTGGCCGTCTCCTTCTCGGGGCTCTTCACCTTCATCTTCCTCATGTTggcctgcctgtgctgcaagAAGGGGGACATCGGCTTCAAG TTGTCTCTGCTCGGTGTGTGCCCCCCCGCGCGCCCCCCGGCCCAGGAGTTTGAGAACGCCGAGGGGGATGACTACGTGACGGAGCTCTCGGCCCAGGGCTCGCCTGCCCCCCAGCATGGCCCCGAGGTCTACGTCCTGCCCCTCACCAAGGTCTCCTTGCCCATGGCCAAGCAGCCGGGGCGCTCAG TGCAGCTTCTCAAGTCGGCGGACCTGGGGCGGCAGAGCCTGCTCTACCTGAAGGAGATCGGGCATGGCTGGTTCGGCAAG GTGTTCCTGGGGGAGGTGAACTCGGGCATCAGCAGCACTCAGGTGGTGGTGAAGGAGCTGAAGGCGAGCGCCAGCGTGCAGGACCAGATGCAGTTCCTGGAGGAAGCGCAGCCGTACAG GGCCCTCCAGCACACCAacctgctgcagtgcctggccCAGTGCGCCGAGGTCACCCCGTACCTGCTGGTGATGGAGTTCTGCCCTCTG GGTGACCTGAAGGGGTACCTGCGGAGCTGCCAGGGGGCTGAGGCCATGACCCCGGACCTGCTGACCCTGCAGAGGATGGCGTGCGAGGTGGCCTGCGGTGTGCTGCACCTGCACAGGAACAACTACATCCACAG TGACTTGGCCCTGCGGAACTGCCTGCTCACCGCTGACCTGACCGTCAAGATCGGAGACTACGGGCTCTCACACTGCAAGTACAAA GACGACTACTTTGTGACGGCcgaccagctgtgggtgccgCTGCGCTGGATCGCACCCGAGCTCATCGATGAAGTGCATGGCAACCTGCTCATCGTGGACCAGACCAAGTCCAGCAACGTCTG GTCGCTGGGTGTCACCATCTGGGAGCTGTTTGAGCTGGGCAGCCAGCCCTACGACCACTACTCCGATCGGCAAGTGCTTGCCTATGCCATcaaggagcagcagctcaaGCTGCCCAAGCCCCAGCTGAAGCTCTCGCTGTCAGAGCGCTG GTACGAGGTGATGCAgttctgctggctgcagccggAGCAGCGCCCGACGGCAGAGGAGGTGCACCTCCTGCTTTCCTACCTCTGCGCCAAAGGGGCGACGGAAGTGGAGGAGGAGTTTGAGAAGCGCTGGAACTCCATGAAACCCAACGGCAGTGCCAGCGCCAGCCACCACGGCCCCGAGCTCTCCTCCTTCCCGCTGCTGGAGCAGTTCTCGGCCGATGGCTTCCCCTCAGATGGGGATGACATCCTGACTGTCATGGAGACCAGTCACGGCCTCAATTTCGAGTACAAGTGGGAGCACACCAAGACCGAGCACTTCCAGGCACCTCTGGGGTCCCTGAGCCCCAGCAGCGCCGCCCGGTACCACGACCTCTACTACCCGGCCACGACGGCGGGGCGCCTGAGCCTGGGGGTCTCGCCCTCCTGCTACGAGTGCAAGCCGccgggctgccccagcctgccgGCCCCCGGTGTGGTGCCCATCCTGGGTGCCCACAGCCCCTCGCTGGGCAGCGAGTACTACATCCGCATTGAGGGGCCTGGGGAGGGCGGCGCCGAGCTGGACTATGCCATGTGCGCCTACAGCCCTGCGGGTGAGCGGGGGTCCCTGCGccccccatcctgctggagAGCCCAGGGTGCCCAGAGTGGCAGCACGTACGACTCCGACAGCAGCCCCACCGTCTCCCTCAGCATGGAGCCGCTGCTGGGCCACGCGCCGGCGGCCGAGGGCTCCTGGGAGTGTGCCGAGTACTACCCCTACCCCTGTCCGGGGCAGGAGCCGCAGGGCTACGAGCCGTCCCCCAGCCATGGGGCCGAGGGGtacctgctggagcaggagcccACGCAGCCAGGGAGCCAGAACTGGGCCATCCCCGCCTTCCAGCCCAGCATCTTCACCGACCCCCTGGGCGTCTCCCCGTCGGTGAACTGCACCTACAGCCCCCGGGAGTACGGGGAGCCGCAGGCACCCCTGCCGGGCGGGCGGCTGTTGGGGCAGAGCGGGGCCCGGCCGGACAGCGTGGCGCTGGAGCTGGGCGAGGACAGcccccccggtgccccccgcccGCAGGGTGCGAGCCCCCTGGTTCAGCGGCAGCCCTGGGCCTCCAACAGCTCCTCCAACAACAACATTGGCAGTGGCAGCCCCGCGTCCCGCGAACCCCTGGCTGGCGACAGCTGGTGCTACCGCCGTATGATCACCTTCCGGGGGCTGATGGCCAAGCCGCTGGGCACCGTGCCACGCGGCCAGCCCCAGCTCGGGGGGTCCCCGCCGGGCCACGACTTCCGCCGCCCGCGGCAGGATCAGCCCCCCGGCACTGCCGGCGGCTCCTCCTCTCCGTGCCGCTCGCCCTCCCCGCGGCGTCAGGCCTGGCACAGCCGTGACTCATCAACCTCCGGCCGCTCGCAGGCAGCAgcgctggctgccagccccggcacgCCGTGGGGCCCCGGCACGGCCCTGCCAGCTCCGGCAGGGGCCCAGCACGATGCCCACCCGGATGAGAGCGTggaggggagcagccctgcgtgcagccccctgccccacgccatggctgcagtggggctgggggaggccaCCCCCGTGGCTGGCACCACCGTGACGAACGCCGGATCCCCCACAGAGCCTGGCACAGACAGCACCCAGCCTGCACCGGAGACCGCCGAGGCACCCACGCCGGTGCCCGGGGAGGCTGCCACTGACAGTGGCACATGCGCTGCCAGCAACGTGGACCGGACACCAGACAAGACGTTCTCCAGCTCTAGCTTCCCCAGCGCCGACGAGGGGAGTGATGaggacacagctgagctgaCCTCTGGCGTCTTCACTGACTTCTCCGGGGACTATGTGGAGCGGGTGGAGGCGGCCCCAGTGTTGAAGTCCCTGCAGAAGCAGGTGGGGACGCCAGACTCCCTGGAGTCGCTGGACATCCCCtccacagccagctcctgcGAGGTCTTCAGCCCCACCGCCTTTGCACCCGCCGGCCAGCCCAAGGCCCTTGACAGTGGCTATGACACTGAGAACAATGAGTCCCCTGAGTTTGTCCTCAAAGAGCCCCATGAGCCCCGAGAGGCAGAGGCCTTCAGCCAGCTGGGGAAGCCACCCCCGGGGCTACCGGGGGGCGAGGGCTTGGCCCCCGAAACGCAGCTCTCCACCTCCTTGGGGGCTGAGCTGCACAGCCTCGTTGAGAAGAACCCCTACCGCGACTCTGCCTACTTCTCCGACTACGACACTGAGGCTGAGCGCGGCCCCAAGGACGAGGACAGTGATGGGTCCCAGAccccagaggcagaggaggtTCCCCGGTCCCCTGCGCAGGACCTAGGGCGAGCCCCCATGCTGGGAGAGGACCCACTGCACCCCCCGGGAgcacccagcagccccccagcagcgccTGGCCTCGAGGTGGCAGTGGATGTGCTGGCAGCGGGGGTTTTGGTGGGGGACTGGCAGGGTGCAGAGGCAGGGAGCACCCCGGCCACCCCCGCGGGGCAGGTGCCTGGCACCGAGCAGCGACCCGCTGGCACGGGGCTGGTGCCGGGCAGCTCTGCGCGCCCCAGTGGGGACGTCTGTCCCCCGGGCTCTGTGCCACCCAAGGCTTTCTTCTTGACCCCGGTGCTGGCGAGCCCTGGGGAGCCGGTGTCCATCCGAGGGACCCACATGCCCGAGGGCCCCCCTGGACTTGGGGGAGCCGTGGCTCAGGGTGAACAGACTGTGCCCTCCACGCCGGGGCTGCCCCTGGAGGGGACTGGGGTGGGCGATGCGCCAGGGGGTCCCAGCACACTGCTACGGGGGGGTGACTTTCCCCCCGGCCTCTCCCCACTCCTGTCTGCCCGGGAGCCACGGCCGGCTGCCCCCGAGTGCTGTGAGGagccggaggaggaggaggaggacacgGAGGATAGCGACGAGTCAGACGAGGAGCTGCGCTGCTACAACATCCAGGAGCAAAGCGAGGAGAGCGAGGAGGAGCCGGCGGCCGTGCCCATCGTGGTGGCCGaaagccagagcagcaggaacCTGCGCAGCCTTCTCAAGATGCCCAGCCTGCTCTCCGAGTCCTTCTGCGAGGACCTGGAGCGCAAGAAGAAGGCCGTCTCCTTCTACGATGATGTTACCATCTACCTCTTCGACCAG GAAAGCCCCACGCGGGAGCTGGCTGAGCAGAGCTTCCCGGAGCCCCCCCCGCCTttggggcagccccccgccggcagcagcccccccagcccagcagacaGGCTGAGCACCTCGGATGACTCCTCAGACGGCAATGCCTCGGAAGAga GTGGTGGCTTCGAGTGGGATGACGACTTTCCGCTCATGCCGGTGAAGCCGTCCCTGATGGCCTCACTGACGGGGACATCGACAGAGCCCGACGCGGCTGTACCTgagctgcccaccctgcccgcACTGGTGCCGGCACAGAAACAGGTGCTGCCCATCCAGTTCTCCCGGTTCACGGTCTCGCCTGCCCCGGTGTCCCGGTTCTCCATCACCCACGTCTCTGACTCTGACATGGACTCCATAGGAG GCAGCAGCGAAGACGGCGACCGGGAGTGA